The genomic segment CAGCTGCGCCGAGGCGCTGAAGTTGTCGTCCCACCCGATCCAGCCGTGGTGGCCGGCGTCGATGTAGTTGTAGACGTTCTCGACCGCGCCGAGCTTGGCCAGCGCGTAGCCGACACCCTTGACGTAGTTGCCGTTCTGCTTCATCTTGTCGCACGCGGGCACGGCGGTCGGGCGGCTGCCGGTGTTGGTCACCAGGTTCGGCAGCGAGTCGATCTCCACCGTGGTCACGATGCGCAGGTTCGCATACGCCGGGTCGGCGACGATCGAGGCGATCGGGTCGATGAACTCCGCCTTGTAGCGCGGCAGGTCCTCGGGGCCCAGTTCGCCGTTGGAAGCCAGCGCCGAGCAGTCGCGGCCGGGGAGGTCGTAGACCACCAGCTGGACCACCAGGGGCTGCCCGCCGGACTGCTGCACGGCGGCGTCCAGGTGGTCGCGCAGGCCCATGCCGCCGTTGACGCCCTCGATCGCGGCGATCCGGTCCAGCCAGACACCGGTCGGCTGGTTCGCGACCCGGCTGCCACCGGGTTCCGCGCTGGCCTTGGCCGACCACTCGGGGTTCACGTACACCTTGGCGCCGGCGTAGGGATTGTCCACCCGGGGCGCCGGGGCCTGCTCGGCTCCCGCCGACGCACCCCCGACACCGGTGACCACCAACGAGGCCGACGCGAGCGAAACCGCCGCGGCCAGGCCACGGATCAGCCGTTTGCGTGGTGTGCCTCTAGCGAAGGCAGAACGCATGATGACTCCTTTGTCATGATCTTCAGGGAGAGCCTGGGAACGCTCCCAGAACCAGGACTCTAACCCGTGCGGGCCTGGCTCCGGAAGCCCTTTGGCCTAAACTAGGCCGAGCGAGGGAATTTCCCACGGCGAACACCGCAGTCACCGCGCGAGGACCCCCGAACGCTATGAATGGGGCATTACTTGCGGTCATTGCAAGTAATGCCCCATTCATAGCGTTCGGCAGCTCAGCCGGTGGCGAGTTCGTAGGCCCGCTGCGGCACGAACTGGCCTGCCGCGGCGATGCAGCCGTCGGCCTCCCCGGGCAGCTTGACCCACAGGAAAGCCGCTATCTGCCCGTCCCCGGTGCTGGTGGTGCTCGGCGTGCCGACCGCCCGTCCCGGCGGATCGCACCATTCACTGCCCGCCGGTCCATTGCCGTTGCGGGAAGTGTCGATCACCGCGCGCAGCCTGCCGTCGCCGACCGCGGAAAGAACGGACTTCGCGAAATTGATCTCGTCGGCGGTGTTCCGGTAGTTCGAAACATTCGTCGAGATTCCGTCCGCGCTCGCGGAAATGTCGGCCGCTTTCAACCGCGCGGCCGCTTCACCGGGGTTCAGCCACGCCGAATGCCCGATGTCGAAGTAGACCTTCGCCTGCCCCGAACCGGCTTTCAGCGCTTTTCCGGCATAAGCCATCGAGGCGCTGGTCTCGGCCTGCTGGGCCGGTGTCTGGCAGCTGGTCATCAACGGCAGCACGTCCGGCTCGAGCACGATCGCCGCCGGGCGCCCGGCCAGGCCGGCCGCCACCTCGTCCACCCACTGCCGGTAAGCCGGGTGCGACGGCGCACCGCCACCACTCGCGCCGCCGCAGTCCCGGTTCGGCACGTTGTAGACCACCAGGATGGGCACCTTGCCCGCCGCCGCCGCGGCGCCGACGAAAGTGTCCACCTGGGATCGCACCGTGCCCGTGTTGGTGGTCGTGAACCACCGTGCCTGGGGAACGTTCGCTATCCGGTCCCGGATCGCCGGTGTCCTCGAGTCCCCCGGGTTCGCCGCCACCCACTGGGCCGCGTTGGTGCCGGGGTCCACATAGAACGCCGAGTCCGCCTGTGCGGCGGAGCCACCGGGAACCGCCACCGCGGCGGCGCACGCCAGTGCGCCTGCCGCGGCAAGCCGCTTGCTGATCGCCATCCATACCTCCGAGTTACTCGGCGGGACTAGGATGGGAGCGCTCCCAAAGCTGCTTCAGTGTGGCGTCCCTTCCGCTGGGTGTCAAGGCGGACCGCGCTGGGAGGGTTCCCAGTATCATGCTGGGCAGCAGCGGGAACCCAAGCGGAGTCGGGGAGTCACAACATGACGAGTACTGGTCGAGCCCGGACGAGCGGGCGCCCCACCCTGGAACAGGTGGCGGTGGAGGCCGGCGTGTCCCGCGGCACCGTCTCCCGGGTGGTGAACGGCTCGCTCGAAGTGAGCCCGCGCGCGCTCAAGGCCGTCCAGGAAGCGATCCAGAAACTCGGCTACGTCCCGAACCACGCCGCGCGCAGCCTGGTCACCCGGCGCAGCGACACGGTGCTGCTGGTGGTCTCCGAGTCCGAGGCGCGGGTGTTCGGCGAACCGTTCTTCGGCAGCCTGGTCCGCGGGCTGAGCCAGGAGCTCTCGACCACCCCGCTGCAACTGCAGTTGATGATGGCGAGCACCGCCCGGCAACACGATCGAGTGGAACAATTGGTGCGCAACGGACATGTCGACGGTGTCGCGCTGATCTCCCTGCACGGGGACGACCCGCTCCCCCGCAACCTGGTCGCCGCCGGCGCGCCGGTGGCGCTCAACGGCAGACCGATCTCCGACATCGGCACCGTGCCCTACGTCGACGCCGACAACCTCTCCGGCGCCAAGGCCGCCACCGAGTACCTGTACCAGCAGGGCCGCCGCCGCATCGCCACCATCACCGGGCCGCAGGACATGGCCGTGGGCATCGACCGCCTCAGCGGCTACCGCTCGGCGCTGCGCGGGCGCCGCGGTGGCGCCCGCCTGGTCGCCCAGGGCGATTTCGGCCAGGCCAGCGGTGAAGCCGCGATGCGCGAGCTGTTGGAAAAGGACCCGCAGGTAGACGCGGTGTTCGCGGCCAGCGACCTGATGGCCGCGGGCGCGCTGCGGGCGCTGCGCGCGGCGGGCAGGCGCGTGCCCGACGACGTCGCGGTGATCGGCTTCGACGACTCCGACATCGCCCGCAACATCGACCCGATGCTCACCAGCGTCGCGCAGCCGGTCCAGCAGATGGGCCGTGAGCTGGCGAAACTGCTCATCGCGCAGATCCGCGAGCCGGAGACGCGGCTGAGCCCGGTCATCCTGCCCACCGAGCTGGTCACCCGCGAGTCCGCCTGAATCCAGGCTTCCACCGGGTGGCCGCGGGGTAACGCTCGGGAAACGGATTCTTGACACCCGACGAGACCGGGGACACACTCGCCTGCACTGGGAGCGCTCCCATGAGGGCTCCGCCACAAGAGGGACCAGACCCATCCGGAAATAGGGGCAGCAAGTGCGAAACCGGCCAAGAAGATTACTCACCCTGACGACGATGCTGGCGACGACGGCCCTGCTGGCCGGCGCGTGCGGTACGTCCGGCAGTGGCGAACCGGCGGATTCAGGCGGGCCGATCGAACTGACGATCGCCACCTTCGGCGAATTCGGCTACGAAAGGTTGCTGGAGGAGTACGAGGCGGCACACCCGAACATCAAGGTCACCGAGCGCAAGTCGGGCAAGGCGGGCCCGCACCACCAGAACCTGATCGCCAAGCTCGGCGCCGGCTCCGGCCTCGCCGACATCGAGGCGGTCGAGGAGGGCCACCTGTCCAACGTGCTGGACAAGGCCTCCCGGTTCAACGACCTCAGCCAGATCGGGCCGGCCGACGCCGGTGCCGACCGCTGGCTGCCGTGGAAGTTCGAGATGGGCAAGAGCAAGGACGGCAAGCTGATCGGCTACGGCACCGACAGCGGCCCCCTGGCCATGTGCTATCGCAAGGACCTGCTGGAGGCGGCCAACATGCCGTCGGACCCGCAGAGCGTCAAACCGCTGTTCGCCACCTGGGAGAGCTACTTCCAGGCCGGGCAGGAGTACGTGCAGGCCTCCGGGGGCAAGCCCTGGTTCGACTCCGCGGCGCAGAACTTCAACGCGATGGTGAACCAGCAGGAGGTCGGCTACCTCGACCGCGAGGACAAGCTGACGCTGGACAACAACCCCGGCATCAAGCGCTCGTGGGACCAGGTCACCGCCGCGGTCACGCAGGGGCAGTCGGCGAAGCTGACCGCGTTCAGCAACGAGTGGAACAGCGGCTTCAAGGAAGGCGCCTTCGCCACCAAGGCCTGCCCGGCGTGGATGATCGGCGTGATCAAGGAGCAGAGCGGGGTGGAGAACCGCGGCAAGTGGGCGGTCACCGACGCCTTCCCCGGTGGCGGCGGCAACTGGGGTGGTTCCTACCTCACCGTGCCGACCCAGTCGCAGCACCCGAAGGAGGCCGCCGAGCTGGCCGCCTGGCTCACCGCGCCGGCCCAGCAGCTGAAGGCCTTCCAGGCCAAGGGCACCTTCCCCAGCCAGACCGAGGCGCTCGCCTCACCGGAACTGGCCGCGCAGACCGAGCCGTTCTTCGCCGGTGACCCCAAGACCGGGGAGCTCTTCGCCGCGCAGGCCCGCAAGATCGCCAAGCCGCAGTACAAGGGCCCCGGCGACGGCCAGATCCAGGAGAACGTGAGCACCCCGGCGCTGCAGGCCGTGGAGCAGGGCACCTCGGCGGCGCAGGGGTGGCAGCAGCTCGTCGACGGCGCCAAGAAGATCGTCGGGTAACGCACACATGACCGTTGTGCAGGCACCGCGGCGGGACGATCGCCCTTCGGCCGTCCCGCCGCGGCCCACCTTCCGGCACCGGCTGTCCAAATGGGACGTCAAGTACTCGCCGTACGCCTACATCGCCCCCTTCTTCGTGGTGTTCGGGCTGGTCGGGCTCTTCCCGCTGCTCTACACCGCCTACGTTTCGCTCTACGACTGGGAGATCGGCGACGACGATCCCCCGTTCGTCGGCTTCGAGAACTACGTGCAGCTCTTCGGCGACGGCCAGTTCTGGAACGCCGTCGGCAACACGCTGTCGATCTTCGTGCTCTCCAGCGGGCCGCAGGTCGTGATCGCGGTGCTGCTCGCCGCGCTGCTCAACACCCGGCTGCGCGGCCCGACGGGCTGGCGGGTCGGCATCCTGCTGCCCTACGCGGCCAGCCTGGTGGCCATCGGCATCATCTTCGCCAACCTGTTCGGCAACCAGTACGGCCTGCTGAACTCCATCCTCGAGGCGTTCGGCCTGGACCGGGTGGACTGGCAGGCGGGCACGCTGTCCAGCCACGTGGCCATCGCCACGATGGTGAACTGGCGCTGGACCGGCTACAACGCGCTGATCGTGCTCGCGGCGATGCAGGCCATCCCCAAGGAGATCAACGAAGCCGCGGTGGTCGACGGCGCCGGGCCGGTGCGCCGGTTCGTCAGCGTCACCCTGCCGCTGCTGCGCCCCACGCTGATCTTCGTGGTGATCACCTCGACCATCGGCGGACTGCAGATCTTCACCGAGCCGAAGCTGTTCGACGTCGGGCAGGGCTCGAACAACGGCGGTTCCAGCAACCAGTTCCAGACCGTGACGCTCTACATGTACCAGCAGGGCTTCGAGAACTTCGACCTCGGCTACGCCTCGGCGATCGCCTGGATGCTGTTCCTGTTAATCGTGGTGATCGCACTGGTGAACTTCCTGATCACCCGGCGGCTGGCCAGCACCGAAGGAGGGCGTCGATGACCCTGACCACCGCGGTACCGGCTCCCCCGGCACCGCCCGCCCGCCCGAAGGTGGCCAAGCTCGGCAGGCCCAACTTCTTCGTCTACGCCACCCTCGCGGTGTTCGTGCTCGGCTCGCTGTTCCCGTTCTACTGGTCGTTCCTGGTGGCCAGCCGGGACAACGGGATGCTCACCGAACGGGTGCCCCCGCTGGTGCCCGGCGGGAACTTCTTCGCCAACGCGGCGCAGGTGTTCGACTCGGTGGCGTTCTGGAAGGCGATGGGCAACAGCGTCCTGGTGGCCACCTCGGTGACCCTGTCCACGGTGCTGTTCTCCTCGCTGGCCGGGTTCGCCTTCGCCAAGCTGCGCTTCCGCGGCCGCGACCCGCTGTTCGTGTTCATCGTGGTGACCCTGGCGGTGCCCACCCAGCTCGGGGTGATCCCGCTGTTCATCGCGATGTCCGAACTGGGCTGGGCCGGCGGGCTGCAGGCGGTGATCGTGCCGAACCTGGTCACCGCGTTCGGCGTGTTCTGGATGCGCCAGTACACAGTGGACGCCGTGCCGCACGAGCTGATCGAGGCGGCGCGGGTGGACGGGTGCAGCATGATCCGCACCTTCTGGCACGTGTGCCTGCCCGCGGTCCGCCCGGCGGCCGCGGTGCTGGCCATGTTCACCTTCATGACCTCGTGGAACGACTTCCTCTGGCCGCTGATCGTGCTGGACGCGGGCAACCCCACCGTCCAGCTGGCACTGGAACAGCTGCAGAGCGGCTACTACACCAACTACTCGCTGGTGCTCGCCGGTACGACGCTGGCGACCATCCCCATCTTGATCGTCTTCCTCCTGCTGGGCCGCCAGATCGTGGCCGGCATCATGCAAGGCGCTGTGAAAGGGTGAAAATGTCGACTATCCCGCAGGAACTCGCCACCGAAGCAGGGCTGCGGTTCCCGGAGAAGTTCCTCTGGGGCGCGGCGACGGCCTCGTTCCAGGTGGAGGGCTCCACCACCGCGGACGGGCGGGTACCGTCCATCTGGGACACCTTCTGCGCGCGTCCCGGCGCGGTGCGCAACGGCGACACCGGCGACCCGGCGGCCGACCACTACCGGCTGATGGCCGAGGACGTCCGGTTGATGGCCGACCTCGGGCTCGGCGCCTACCGGTTCTCCATCGCCTGGCCGCGCATCGGCGCCGAGACCGGCGCGCCGAACCCGGCCGGGCTGGACTTCTACCGCCGCCTGGTGGACACCCTGCTCGAGCACGGCATCACGCCGTGGCCGACGCTGTACCACTGGGACCTGCCGCAGTCGCTCGAAGACCGCGGCGGCTGGGCGAACCGCGACACCGCCTACCGCTTCGCCGAGTACACCGAGACCGTGGTGGGCGCGCTCGGTGACCGGGTGGACACCTGGACCACGCTGAACGAGCCGTGGTGCACCGCCTTCGCCGGGTACGCCGGCGGCAGGCACGCACCGGGGCGCACCGAGCCGGACGCCGCCGTGGCCGCCGCGCACCACCTGATGCTGGGCCACGGGCTCGCCGTCGGCGTGATCCGCGCGCGCACCCGGGCCACGGCGGGCATCACGCTCAACCTGTTCCCGGTGCACCCGGCGAACCCGGACGACATGGTCGACGTCGAGGCCGCACGCCGGGTCGACGGGGTGCAGAACCGCATCTTCCTGGAGCCGATCCTGCAGGCGCGCTACCCGCTCGACGTGCTCGACGACCTGGCGCCCTACGGCATCGGCGAAGTGGTCAAGGACGGCGACCTGACCACCATCGCCGCCCCGATCGACATGCTCGGCGTGAACTACTACCGCGACCACCACGTTTCCGGGCACTCGGACGAGAGCTCCGGGCTGCCCTCGGAATGGGTCGGCGTGGAGTACGCCAGCTTCCCCGCGCGCGGGCTGCCGCTGACCGACTCCGGCTGGGAGACCAATCCCGGTGAGCTGACCGCGCTGCTGGTCGACCTGCACCGCAAGTACCCGCAGTTGCCGCTGTACGTCACGGAGAACGGCGCGGCGTACCCGGACAACATCGCCGACGGCCGGGTCGACGACCACGACCGGGTGGCGTTCCTGGAGTCGCACCTGGCCGCCGCGCACGCCGCGATCGACCGCGGGGTGGACCTGCGCGGGTACTTCTACTGGTCGCTGCTGGACAACTTCGAGTGGGCCGAGGGGTACGCGAAGCGGTTCGGCCTAGTGCACGTGGACTACCAGACGCAGCGGCGCACGCCGAAGCTGAGCGCGCGGCGGTACTCGCGGATCATCCAGGAGAACGGCCTGCGCGGGGACGGGATCTCCTGATGGCGGCCGTTTCCTACACCGGGGCGAGCCGCGTGTACGCGGGCAAGCCCCCGGTCCGCGCGGTGGACCAGCTCGACCTCGACGTGGCCGACGGGGAGTTCCTCGTGCTGGTCGGGCCGTCCGGCTCGGGCAAGTCGACGGCGCTGCGCATGCTCGCCGGCCTCGAAGAGATCGACGAAGGTGCCGTGCGGATCGGTGACAAGGATGTCACCGCGATGCCGTCGCGGGACCGGGACATCGCGATGGTGTTCCAGAACTACGCGCTGTACCCGCACATGTCGGTGGGCGAGAACATGGGCTTCGCGCTGAAGCTGCGCCGCACGCCGAAGGCCGAGATCCGGGAACGGGTGCTCACCGCGGCGCGGCTGCTGGAGCTGGAGCCCTACCTCGACCGCAAGCCGAAGGCGCTCTCGGGCGGGCAGCGGCAGCGCGTGGCGATGGGGCGGGCGATCGTGCGCGAGCCCTCGGTGTTCCTGATGGACGAACCACTGTCCAATCTGGACGCCAAGCTGCGGGTGGAGACGCGGGCGAACATCGCCGCGCTGCAGCGGCGGCTGGGCACCACCACCGTGTACGTCACGCACGACCAGGTCGAGGCGATGACCATGGGGCACCGGGTGGCGGTGCTCAAGGACGGGCTGCTGCAGCAGTGCGCCACACCGCGGGAGCTTTACGATCACCCGCAGAACTCCTTCGTGGCCGGGTTCATCGGCTCACCGGCGATGAACCTGCTGACCGTGCCGATGAACGGCTGGGGCGTGCGGATCGGGGCCTACGAAATCCCCCTGCGCCGCGACCAGTTGCGGGACGCCAAGTGGGCGGGTCTCGAGGAGATCACCATCGGCGTGCGGCCGGAAGCGCTGCGGGTCACCGGTTCCGCGGAGGAGGCGATCAAGCTCACCGTGGACCTGGTGGAGGAACTCGGCGCGGACGCACTGGTGCACGGGACCACCCCGGACAACCAGTCGCTGGTCATGCGCATCGACGGGCGCTTGGCGCCTTCGATGGGCAGGACGCTGCGGGTGGCCATCCGTGACCTGGGCGAGCTGCACCTGTTCCACCCGGAAACCGGAGAACGCCTGAACAGCTGAGGCGGGGTGCGACTGTCATGAATGTGGCTTTCGAGACGTTCCGCGTCCCGAAAGCCACATTCGTGACGTCCGGGCCCCGACACCCCCTCCACCCGAGTGTGAGGTTCAGCTGCACGAGCGTGAGGTTCGGGCTCCTGAACGTGCAACTCGGCTGCGCGAGTGTGGGGTTCGGATGTCGGTGAGTCCCACGTTCAGGAAGCCGAGTTGCACGTTCAGGAGCCCGAGTTCCACGTTCAGGAGCCCGAGTTCCACACTGAGGGGCGAGGTGTGGTGACACGAATGTGGCTTTGGGGGCGGATTCCGCCCCCAAAGCCACATTTGTGTCACCGAACTACTTACAGGTTGAGCCGTTGACGCTGAAGGTCGACGGGGTGGTGGCCGGGCCCGGGCTGGAGGCGTTGAAGCCCACGGTCACCGAGGCTCCCGGGGCGACCGTCCCGTTCCACGGCAGGTTCGTGGCCGTGACGTCCCGGCCCGACTGCGACCAGTTGGCCGACCACCCGTGCTGCAGCTTCTGCTCCCCGCCGAACGCGAACTTGAGCGTCCACCCGTTCCACGCGGCCGCGCTGGTGTTCTTCAGCACCACCGAGGCCGACAGCCCCGAGTTCCACCCGTTCGCCGTGTAGGCGACCGAGCACGAGGCGGCGGGCTCCACTGTGGACTTCTCCGCCGTCCAGTTCGCCAGCCACGCGAGCGCCGAGTTCCAGTTCACCGTCACCTCGTTCACCGAGTACGCCTCGATGTGGTCGATGAAGCAGCGCTGCGCCGGGCAGCCCTTCAGCAGGCCCGCGGCGATCGGGTCCTGCAGCGCGCTGTTCGGCCCGCCCGACAGGGCACCGGGCGGCGCGATCGGCAGCGTCGGGTCGAGCTGGTTCGCCCAGTGCCGGTGGTGCACGTTCCGCACCGGCTGGTCACCCCACCCGGACACGTACGAGTAGTTCACCGGGTTCCGCCCCAGCAGGTAGTTCATCACGCCGAACGCGCCCTCACGGTACTTCTCCTGCTTCGTGAAGTCGTACGCCAGCGCCAGCACCACGCCGTTGTTCGCGACCAGGCCGTTGGAACCCCATTCGTACGAACCGTCCTGGGTCCGGTACGGCGCGGGGTGCCCCTGCGTGGCCATCTGCGCCAGGTGCCCGTCCGCGGTGGTGGTGATCGCCTGCCGGATCGCGGCGATGTCGCCCGCGGGCAGGGTCGTCGGCACCAGTGCGAGTGTGATGTCGCCCAGGGCGCCCGTCGAGCCCCAGTCGAAACCACGCGTGTTGATGCTGGCGCCCTTGTACAGCGACGAGCCGGTCACGTCGGCCCGGTAGTCGCTCTTGCCGGTGGTGACGAACAGTTCCGCCGCCGCCCAGTAGAACTCGTCGGTCACGGTGCTGTCGCCGTAGGCACCACCGCCGGTGCCGTCGTTCGGGTCGGCGATCTTCGCCGGGTTGGCCTCGGCCGCCAGGTACGCCTTTTCGGCCGCCGCCAGTGCCTGCGCGGAGAACGCCGGGTCGATGTCCTTCCACAGCCGGGACGCCTGTGCCGCCACCGCGGCCAGGTTCAGCGTCGCCGCGGTGCTGGGCGCGGAAAGGCGCCGCACCTGCGGGTCCTCGTGCGGGAGCAGGGGCAGCCCGGTCCACTGCGCGTCGTGGATCTTGTGGTGCGCCATGCCCGCCAGCGGCTGACCGGCCGGCACCTGCATCTTGAGCAGGAACTCGACCTCCCACCGGGCCTCGTCGAGGATGTCCGGCACGCCGTTGCCGCTCTCGGGGATCGACAGCTTGCCGTCACCCAGCGCCGTGGCGTCACCGACGCGCAGGGCGCGCTCGTACTCGTTGAGCACCTGCCACGCCGAGATGCCGCCGTTGACCACGTACTTGCCGTGATCGCCCGCGTCGTACCAGCCACCGGGCACGTCCAGCGTGTAGTCGCAGCCG from the Amycolatopsis magusensis genome contains:
- a CDS encoding GH1 family beta-glucosidase, encoding MSTIPQELATEAGLRFPEKFLWGAATASFQVEGSTTADGRVPSIWDTFCARPGAVRNGDTGDPAADHYRLMAEDVRLMADLGLGAYRFSIAWPRIGAETGAPNPAGLDFYRRLVDTLLEHGITPWPTLYHWDLPQSLEDRGGWANRDTAYRFAEYTETVVGALGDRVDTWTTLNEPWCTAFAGYAGGRHAPGRTEPDAAVAAAHHLMLGHGLAVGVIRARTRATAGITLNLFPVHPANPDDMVDVEAARRVDGVQNRIFLEPILQARYPLDVLDDLAPYGIGEVVKDGDLTTIAAPIDMLGVNYYRDHHVSGHSDESSGLPSEWVGVEYASFPARGLPLTDSGWETNPGELTALLVDLHRKYPQLPLYVTENGAAYPDNIADGRVDDHDRVAFLESHLAAAHAAIDRGVDLRGYFYWSLLDNFEWAEGYAKRFGLVHVDYQTQRRTPKLSARRYSRIIQENGLRGDGIS
- a CDS encoding LacI family DNA-binding transcriptional regulator, whose protein sequence is MAVEAGVSRGTVSRVVNGSLEVSPRALKAVQEAIQKLGYVPNHAARSLVTRRSDTVLLVVSESEARVFGEPFFGSLVRGLSQELSTTPLQLQLMMASTARQHDRVEQLVRNGHVDGVALISLHGDDPLPRNLVAAGAPVALNGRPISDIGTVPYVDADNLSGAKAATEYLYQQGRRRIATITGPQDMAVGIDRLSGYRSALRGRRGGARLVAQGDFGQASGEAAMRELLEKDPQVDAVFAASDLMAAGALRALRAAGRRVPDDVAVIGFDDSDIARNIDPMLTSVAQPVQQMGRELAKLLIAQIREPETRLSPVILPTELVTRESA
- a CDS encoding ABC transporter ATP-binding protein, with protein sequence MAAVSYTGASRVYAGKPPVRAVDQLDLDVADGEFLVLVGPSGSGKSTALRMLAGLEEIDEGAVRIGDKDVTAMPSRDRDIAMVFQNYALYPHMSVGENMGFALKLRRTPKAEIRERVLTAARLLELEPYLDRKPKALSGGQRQRVAMGRAIVREPSVFLMDEPLSNLDAKLRVETRANIAALQRRLGTTTVYVTHDQVEAMTMGHRVAVLKDGLLQQCATPRELYDHPQNSFVAGFIGSPAMNLLTVPMNGWGVRIGAYEIPLRRDQLRDAKWAGLEEITIGVRPEALRVTGSAEEAIKLTVDLVEELGADALVHGTTPDNQSLVMRIDGRLAPSMGRTLRVAIRDLGELHLFHPETGERLNS
- a CDS encoding carbohydrate ABC transporter permease, translating into MTVVQAPRRDDRPSAVPPRPTFRHRLSKWDVKYSPYAYIAPFFVVFGLVGLFPLLYTAYVSLYDWEIGDDDPPFVGFENYVQLFGDGQFWNAVGNTLSIFVLSSGPQVVIAVLLAALLNTRLRGPTGWRVGILLPYAASLVAIGIIFANLFGNQYGLLNSILEAFGLDRVDWQAGTLSSHVAIATMVNWRWTGYNALIVLAAMQAIPKEINEAAVVDGAGPVRRFVSVTLPLLRPTLIFVVITSTIGGLQIFTEPKLFDVGQGSNNGGSSNQFQTVTLYMYQQGFENFDLGYASAIAWMLFLLIVVIALVNFLITRRLASTEGGRR
- a CDS encoding glycoside hydrolase family 6 protein, with protein sequence MAISKRLAAAGALACAAAVAVPGGSAAQADSAFYVDPGTNAAQWVAANPGDSRTPAIRDRIANVPQARWFTTTNTGTVRSQVDTFVGAAAAAGKVPILVVYNVPNRDCGGASGGGAPSHPAYRQWVDEVAAGLAGRPAAIVLEPDVLPLMTSCQTPAQQAETSASMAYAGKALKAGSGQAKVYFDIGHSAWLNPGEAAARLKAADISASADGISTNVSNYRNTADEINFAKSVLSAVGDGRLRAVIDTSRNGNGPAGSEWCDPPGRAVGTPSTTSTGDGQIAAFLWVKLPGEADGCIAAAGQFVPQRAYELATG
- a CDS encoding ABC transporter substrate-binding protein — translated: MLATTALLAGACGTSGSGEPADSGGPIELTIATFGEFGYERLLEEYEAAHPNIKVTERKSGKAGPHHQNLIAKLGAGSGLADIEAVEEGHLSNVLDKASRFNDLSQIGPADAGADRWLPWKFEMGKSKDGKLIGYGTDSGPLAMCYRKDLLEAANMPSDPQSVKPLFATWESYFQAGQEYVQASGGKPWFDSAAQNFNAMVNQQEVGYLDREDKLTLDNNPGIKRSWDQVTAAVTQGQSAKLTAFSNEWNSGFKEGAFATKACPAWMIGVIKEQSGVENRGKWAVTDAFPGGGGNWGGSYLTVPTQSQHPKEAAELAAWLTAPAQQLKAFQAKGTFPSQTEALASPELAAQTEPFFAGDPKTGELFAAQARKIAKPQYKGPGDGQIQENVSTPALQAVEQGTSAAQGWQQLVDGAKKIVG
- a CDS encoding carbohydrate ABC transporter permease → MTLTTAVPAPPAPPARPKVAKLGRPNFFVYATLAVFVLGSLFPFYWSFLVASRDNGMLTERVPPLVPGGNFFANAAQVFDSVAFWKAMGNSVLVATSVTLSTVLFSSLAGFAFAKLRFRGRDPLFVFIVVTLAVPTQLGVIPLFIAMSELGWAGGLQAVIVPNLVTAFGVFWMRQYTVDAVPHELIEAARVDGCSMIRTFWHVCLPAVRPAAAVLAMFTFMTSWNDFLWPLIVLDAGNPTVQLALEQLQSGYYTNYSLVLAGTTLATIPILIVFLLLGRQIVAGIMQGAVKG
- a CDS encoding glycoside hydrolase family 6 protein, which encodes MRSAFARGTPRKRLIRGLAAAVSLASASLVVTGVGGASAGAEQAPAPRVDNPYAGAKVYVNPEWSAKASAEPGGSRVANQPTGVWLDRIAAIEGVNGGMGLRDHLDAAVQQSGGQPLVVQLVVYDLPGRDCSALASNGELGPEDLPRYKAEFIDPIASIVADPAYANLRIVTTVEIDSLPNLVTNTGSRPTAVPACDKMKQNGNYVKGVGYALAKLGAVENVYNYIDAGHHGWIGWDDNFSASAQLFLEAAKAEGSTPANVHGFIANTANYSALKENNFTINDSVNGTSVRQSKWVDWNRYVDELSFAQAFRQEAVKVGFPSNVGMLIDTSRNGWGGSARPAGPGPQTNVDAYVNGGRYDRRIHPGNWCNQSGAGLGERPTAAPASGIDAYVWMKPPGESDGASKEIPNEEGKGFDQMCDPAYQGNVRNGNNPSGALADAPLSGHWFSAQFQQLMQNAYPPL
- a CDS encoding glycoside hydrolase family 9 protein, which gives rise to MPNRARRRALTATGALLAAGLLVLPPAAAAAEYERVVNGDFASGEVNPWWNGAGTTGSVVGGEFCSKVTGGTVNGYDALAGQNGVAYEAGQSYTLKFDARAVTEQPISAVAGEAVDPYRQIARTEVVVTPEPQSFTYTFESTLDFPAAGNGQLAFWFGGQSFDNTICVDNVSLIGGVLPPPGLEPAAPVRVNQVGYLPDLPKQASVANESTTPLPWTLKNAAGAAVASGQSTPKGLDAGSGENVHLVDFSAYETVGTGYTLTVGGDTSHPFDISPDVLTDLRYDSLAFFYHQRSGTPIEAEYVGAEYARPAGHLNVAPNKGDNDVPCLAGIGCDYTLDVPGGWYDAGDHGKYVVNGGISAWQVLNEYERALRVGDATALGDGKLSIPESGNGVPDILDEARWEVEFLLKMQVPAGQPLAGMAHHKIHDAQWTGLPLLPHEDPQVRRLSAPSTAATLNLAAVAAQASRLWKDIDPAFSAQALAAAEKAYLAAEANPAKIADPNDGTGGGAYGDSTVTDEFYWAAAELFVTTGKSDYRADVTGSSLYKGASINTRGFDWGSTGALGDITLALVPTTLPAGDIAAIRQAITTTADGHLAQMATQGHPAPYRTQDGSYEWGSNGLVANNGVVLALAYDFTKQEKYREGAFGVMNYLLGRNPVNYSYVSGWGDQPVRNVHHRHWANQLDPTLPIAPPGALSGGPNSALQDPIAAGLLKGCPAQRCFIDHIEAYSVNEVTVNWNSALAWLANWTAEKSTVEPAASCSVAYTANGWNSGLSASVVLKNTSAAAWNGWTLKFAFGGEQKLQHGWSANWSQSGRDVTATNLPWNGTVAPGASVTVGFNASSPGPATTPSTFSVNGSTCK